In Trichoplusia ni isolate ovarian cell line Hi5 chromosome 7, tn1, whole genome shotgun sequence, a single genomic region encodes these proteins:
- the LOC113495888 gene encoding uncharacterized protein LOC113495888, translated as MTSKLVVICLLLTFAASLVHARGNIALGNASSADLIFHEIYERYSFPLLKRNDDVKVTAQGRERIKAIRVSDLNGNGKSYIIEGGIGSQSVTIRLESNRGEGYKFLVEVYAR; from the coding sequence ATGACTTCGAAACTTGTAGTAATTTGTTTACTCCTAACGTTTGCTGCTAGCCTGGTACACGCGCGAGGAAACATCGCCCTTGGGAACGCATCAAGCGCAGATTTAATTTTCCATGAGATTTACGAAAGATACTCATTCCCGTTATTAAAGAGAAACGATGATGTGAAAGTCACTGCTCAAGGTAGAGAGAGGATAAAAGCCATAAGAGTCAGTGATTTGAATGGGAATGGAAAGAGTTATATAATAGAAGGTGGTATCGGCAGTCAAAGTGTTACTATACGGCTGGAGAGCAACCGCGGTGAAGGTTATAAGTTTTTGGTTGAAGTTTATGCTagataa
- the LOC113496078 gene encoding uncharacterized protein LOC113496078, with protein MNGISRVSIVLLVYVFLVKCERIRPQVSSYTSEADSEWDRKTGRVPATVFRTVNKFYCSIDSIVEGSHLIVYGTKGWTFNEQDVNLTLSYPPVRDEMSLPPVEEYIITGFRVYLYSDGDDIQGFIIDGGVLQEKIMLSFVTSRVTSLKYMFWVYGARKDISGIDLNNQYRLCT; from the exons ATGAATGGTATCAGTAGAGTTTCGATAGTTCTTTTGGTTTATGTGTTTCTCGTAAAATGTGAGCGAATCAGGCCTCAGGTGTCATCTTATACTAGTGAGGCAGACTCGGAATGGGATAGAAAGACTGGGAGAGTGCCAGCCACTGTATTTAGGACTGTGAATAAGTTTTACTGTTCAATCGATTCTATTGTTGaag gtaGCCATTTAATTGTGTACGGGACCAAAGGCTGGACGTTCAACGAACAAGATGTGAACCTAACTTTGAGCTACCCTCCAGTTAGAGAtgag ATGAGTCTACCTCCTGTGGAGGAGTACATAATAACTGGCTTCAGGGTGTACCTCTACAGCGATGGTGATGATATCCAGGGGTTTATCATTGATGGAGGGGTGTTACAG gagAAGATAATGTTATCGTTTGTGACGAGCAGAGTGACGTCACTGAAATACATGTTCTGGGTGTACGGAGCAAGGAAAGACATATCAGGCATAGATCTCAACAACCAATACCGTTTGtgtacataa
- the LOC113495887 gene encoding uncharacterized protein LOC113495887, with protein MALKILVLCAFISLAASVTVERGRIALGDPYGAHIIHHEIHEKYAFPLFIRSEDIVVKTQDNEVIRAVVVNDLKGNGKCYISEGGIGQRFVTIHLEASRGEGYKFLVEVYAYQYRYK; from the coding sequence ATGGCTTTAAAAATCTTAGTTCTCTGCGCCTTCATTTCTCTAGCAGCATCGGTCACAGTAGAACGTGGTCGGATTGCCCTAGGGGACCCCTATGGGGCCCATATAATTCACCATGAAATTCACGAGAAATACGCGTTTCCTTTGTTTATTAGAAGTGAAGATATTGTTGTCAAAACTCAGGATAACGAGGTTATCAGGGCTGTTGTTGTCAATGACTTAAAAGGCAATGGAAAGTGCTACATCAGTGAAGGTGGTATTGGACAGAGATTCGTCACAATACATTTGGAAGCGAGCAGAGGTGAAGGATATAAGTTTCTTGTCGAAGTTTACGCCTACCAATATAGATATAAGTGA
- the LOC113495921 gene encoding uncharacterized protein LOC113495921 gives MYKIIVIALFITLVHGNSVFVGQVYDQTGLVRKVYDKMVETTGIPLLKREEEVFFEYPVGDQRIKGIAIKDLENGKAEPSITRGGLGFGFVNIKLKSERGSGFKYLIEIYA, from the coding sequence atgtataaaataatagtaatagcTCTTTTTATAACCTTAGTACACGGTAACAGTGTGTTTGTGGGACAAGTGTACGACCAAACAGGTTTGGTTCGCAAGGTCTACGACAAAATGGTTGAGACGACGGGTATTCCTCTTTTAAAGAGGGAAGAGGAGGTGTTTTTCGAGTACCCAGTAGGAGACCAGAGGATCAAAGGGATAGCCATCAAGGATCTGGAGAATGGAAAGGCTGAACCATCAATCACCCGCGGCGGACTTGGCTTCGGTTTTGTGAACATCAAGCTAAAAAGTGAAAGAGGTTCCGgatttaagtatttaatcgAGATCTACGCGTGA